From a single Lolium rigidum isolate FL_2022 chromosome 7, APGP_CSIRO_Lrig_0.1, whole genome shotgun sequence genomic region:
- the LOC124669154 gene encoding vascular-related unknown protein 1-like translates to MENTTSPHSSCVSPAATMSAGESSWAMHFADFLASSNNRQEMDHQGGGASESSFSSGFSSSFDSLGDDNDDSFITSDLMDEDDEDDSLQDTACSSAAGPKVTSMHDMWMKSILTMDAKTMDTTQLAKYFLDAGSRQQATAGVAQEVISGGNNNDKQLYECSDLRKKGLCLVPLSMLIDYLG, encoded by the exons ATGGAGAACACAACATCACCACACTCTTCATGCGTCAGCCCGGCAGCAACCATGTCTGCCGGCGAGAGCAGCTGGGCGATGCACTTTGCCGACTTCCTGGCGTCATCGAACAACAGACAGGAGATGGATCATCAAGGGGGTGGAGCCTCTGAGAGTAGCTTCTCCtctggcttctcttcctcctttgattccttgggcgacgacaacgacgactccTTCATCACGTCAGACTTGATGGATGAAGATGACGAAGATGATTCTTTGCAGGACACTGCTTGCTCTTCCGCAGCTGGCCCTAAG GTAACCAGCATGCATGATATGTGGATGAAGTCAATTCTAACGATGGATGCAAAAACGATGGACACAACCCAGCTG GCCAAGTACTTCCTTGATGCAGGTTCGAGGCAGCAGGCAACTGCAGGTGTGGCTCAAGAAGTGATCAGTGGTGGAAATAACAATGATAAACAGCTGTACGAGTGTAGTGATCTGAGGAAGAAAGGCCTTTGTTTGGTCCCTCTCTCCATGTTGATAGATTACCTAGGATGA
- the LOC124679206 gene encoding CRIB domain-containing protein RIC10-like, which translates to MASSYKMKGIFKSFKIISHIFAAKEQEMEIGCPTDVKHVAHIGWNTSTGSLTGNAPASWMNSIGGSSDFGSLGNLAPSAGTSWASQDFEPRDVSPVDMASEITGQQDAAAALTCVPDVPRPPKKTRRGRKRTATSSLATSSMQNESSVSASAADTVGTSDTRCSDPDGDPDFIVQGRL; encoded by the exons ATGGCATCCTCCTACAAGATGAAAgggatcttcaagagcttcaagaTCATCTCTCACATCTTCG CGGCGAAGGAGCAGGAGATGGAGATCGGCTGCCCGACGGACGTGAAGCACGTCGCGCACATTGGCTGGAACACCTCCACGGGGTCGCTGACTGGAAATGCTCCTGCAAGCTGG ATGAACTCCATCGGAGGATCGTCTGATTTTGGGTCTCTCGGCAACTTGGCGCCGTCCGCAGGGACCTCCTGGGCTTCACAAG ATTTCGAGCCCCGAGACGTATCTCCTGTCGACATGGCTTCAGAGATCACCGGACAACAAGACGCCGCAGCAGCTCTGACGTGCGTCCCTGACGTGCCACGGCCACCGAAGAAGACGAGGCGCGGGAGGAAGAGAACGGCGACCAGCTCTCTAGCAACTTCGTCGATGCAAAATGAGTCGTCAGTGTCAGCTTCGGCAGCCGACACCGTTGGCACGAGCGACACGCGATGCAGTGACCCAGATGGAGATCCTGATTTCATTGTACAGGGAAGACTCTGA
- the LOC124678390 gene encoding protein translation factor SUI1 homolog 1-like gives MSGTPDFDDDALPPTSFDPFADEAAEAGAGAAGAGDDGRVHLRVQQRNGRKTLTTVQGLSKGYNYAKVLRDLKRDLCCNGTVVEDKELGNVIQLQGDHRKKVAAFIAKAGLAKTDCIKVHGF, from the coding sequence ATGTCCGGCACCCCCGACTTTGACGACGACGCGCTGCCGCCGACCTCCTTCGACCCGTTCGCCGACGAGGCGGCCGAGgcgggcgccggcgccgccggggccGGGGACGACGGCCGCGTGCACCTCCGCGTGCAGCAGCGCAATGGCAGGAAGACGCTGACCACGGTGCAGGGGCTCAGCAAGGGCTACAACTACGCCAAGGTGCTGCGGGACCTCAAGCGGGACCTCTGCTGCAACGGCACCGTCGTCGAGGACAAGGAGCTCGGCAACGTCATCCAGCTGCAGGGCGACCACCGCAAGAAGGTCGCCGCCTTCATCGCCAAGGCGGGGCTCGCCAAGACGGACTGCATCAAGGTCCACGGATTCTAG